A stretch of the Streptosporangium sp. NBC_01755 genome encodes the following:
- a CDS encoding topology modulation protein, with protein MQMQRVAIIGCGGSGKSHLARELGKVVDAPVTHLDAVYYDDAWNPLPPEKFEALQRDLVRMERWVIDGNYNSTLQVRLEACDTVILMDMPTVVALWGVFSRQLKHGHGQDRDSGIYNRIHWGVLRYVATYRRRMRPRVLAKIKEYGGHADVVLLTSRRHTRRWLKQTAPHQA; from the coding sequence ATGCAGATGCAGAGGGTCGCCATCATCGGCTGCGGAGGCAGCGGCAAGTCCCACCTCGCCCGCGAGCTGGGCAAGGTCGTGGACGCGCCGGTGACCCATCTGGACGCCGTCTACTACGACGACGCGTGGAATCCGCTGCCACCCGAGAAGTTCGAGGCGCTCCAGCGCGACCTGGTCCGCATGGAGCGCTGGGTGATCGACGGCAACTACAACTCCACGCTCCAGGTGCGGCTGGAGGCCTGCGACACCGTGATCCTGATGGACATGCCCACTGTCGTGGCGCTGTGGGGAGTCTTCTCCCGCCAGCTCAAGCACGGCCACGGCCAGGACCGGGACAGCGGGATCTACAACCGCATCCACTGGGGCGTGCTGCGCTATGTGGCGACCTATCGGCGCAGGATGCGGCCCCGCGTGCTGGCCAAGATCAAGGAGTACGGCGGGCACGCCGACGTGGTACTGCTGACCAGCCGCCGTCACACCCGCCGCTGGCTGAAGCAGACAGCCCCACACCAGGCATAA
- a CDS encoding glycosyltransferase family protein, whose translation MGDEVIIGYSFWGFLGPGITDTPDGGRSHRRPLVDALIGQGHQLVFLQADRDRLEAGDDLGGRYAFERGLPEIDVLFLEWRWIIPGRNTTPCGTPEHTCDLHRQHELLDHYTVVRRTPTVIWDKDRQLTAGSPWRHRPGVIVCEAALAPTAGARSLLFPVDDALLDSADPRALAIVPRPITLGYVGNQYDRDEEFDTYLASAAARFPHRVAGKWPDTDRWPYVTFLGRIPFPQVHELYGGALATVLLLPRRYAAAGQVTQRIFEAVLAGCLPLAPADIRHVERFVPPRLIVRDRTDVIGKLARLRAIAGSREHMRLIAECLHHLELFRLSTQIRVLEAVLADLTGPRARIETVSSGREVR comes from the coding sequence GTGGGTGACGAAGTGATCATCGGATACAGCTTCTGGGGCTTCCTCGGCCCCGGGATCACCGACACTCCCGACGGAGGACGCAGCCACCGCCGTCCCCTGGTCGACGCGCTGATCGGGCAGGGCCACCAGCTGGTCTTCCTCCAGGCCGACCGCGACCGGCTGGAGGCCGGTGACGACCTCGGCGGTCGCTACGCCTTCGAGCGAGGTCTCCCCGAGATCGACGTGCTGTTCCTGGAATGGCGTTGGATCATCCCCGGCCGCAACACCACTCCGTGCGGGACTCCCGAACATACCTGCGACCTGCACCGGCAGCACGAACTCCTGGATCACTACACCGTTGTCCGGCGCACCCCGACGGTGATCTGGGACAAGGACCGGCAGCTGACCGCCGGTAGCCCGTGGCGCCACCGACCCGGCGTGATCGTGTGCGAGGCCGCTCTCGCGCCGACCGCCGGAGCGCGCAGCCTGCTGTTCCCCGTCGATGACGCGCTGCTGGACAGCGCCGACCCGCGCGCCCTGGCGATTGTTCCTCGGCCGATCACCCTGGGCTACGTGGGCAACCAGTACGACAGGGACGAGGAGTTCGACACCTACCTGGCGTCCGCCGCCGCGCGCTTCCCGCACCGGGTCGCCGGCAAGTGGCCCGACACCGACCGCTGGCCCTACGTGACCTTCCTAGGAAGGATCCCCTTCCCTCAGGTGCACGAGCTGTACGGCGGCGCGCTGGCGACCGTGCTGCTCCTGCCCCGGAGATACGCGGCGGCCGGTCAGGTGACCCAGCGCATCTTCGAGGCGGTCTTGGCCGGATGCCTGCCGCTCGCCCCCGCGGACATCCGGCACGTCGAGCGGTTCGTCCCTCCCCGGCTGATCGTCCGCGACAGGACCGACGTCATCGGCAAGCTGGCCCGCCTGCGTGCCATCGCGGGCAGCCGGGAGCACATGCGGCTGATCGCCGAATGCCTGCACCACCTGGAACTGTTCCGGCTGAGCACCCAGATCCGGGTCCTTGAAGCGGTGCTGGCCGACCTCACCGGACCGCGGGCCCGTATCGAGACGGTCAGTTCAGGAAGGGAAGTCAGATGA
- a CDS encoding class I SAM-dependent methyltransferase yields MTASTNPFLDATAQEELYRNASRLAARTSALHRAKTWGRAVAEVIADLATAHLPAPEVPLVIDVGCGRGTSSRVLAERLRPRRLIGIDASAAMLDDARARLGVTDSAVSFVQADFRHLPVPTGACTMAVAAFCLYHAPRPEAVIAEIARALTSGGIAILVTKSADSYHDLDILVADAGLDPDASYRESLYAAAHSGNLADLTEPVLPIEHFEHEEHGFTFTNLGHVAEYLATSPKYQLPAELRGDPTAIASALRTRLPDEPVSTTSVVTYLLARKPGGER; encoded by the coding sequence GTGACCGCCTCCACCAACCCCTTTCTCGATGCGACAGCGCAAGAGGAGCTGTATCGGAACGCCTCCCGGCTGGCCGCTCGCACCTCGGCCCTGCACCGTGCCAAGACCTGGGGCCGGGCGGTCGCCGAGGTCATTGCCGACCTGGCCACCGCGCATCTACCTGCCCCCGAGGTGCCGCTGGTGATCGACGTCGGATGCGGGCGCGGGACCAGCAGCCGCGTCCTGGCCGAGCGCCTACGACCGAGACGGCTCATTGGTATCGACGCCTCAGCAGCGATGCTCGACGACGCCCGCGCCCGCCTCGGCGTCACGGACAGCGCGGTGTCCTTCGTCCAGGCGGACTTCCGTCACCTGCCCGTACCGACCGGCGCGTGCACCATGGCCGTCGCCGCGTTCTGCCTCTACCACGCACCCCGGCCGGAGGCGGTGATCGCGGAGATCGCCCGCGCTCTCACTTCGGGCGGCATCGCCATCCTGGTCACCAAGTCCGCTGACAGCTACCACGACCTGGACATCCTCGTCGCCGATGCCGGGCTCGATCCAGACGCGTCGTACCGGGAAAGCCTGTACGCGGCGGCACACAGCGGCAACCTGGCTGACCTGACCGAACCGGTGCTGCCCATCGAGCACTTCGAACACGAAGAGCACGGCTTCACCTTCACCAACCTGGGTCACGTCGCCGAATACCTGGCCACCAGCCCGAAGTACCAACTTCCTGCAGAGTTGCGTGGCGACCCCACTGCCATCGCCTCCGCGCTGCGCACCCGCCTGCCGGACGAGCCAGTGAGCACCACCTCGGTCGTCACCTACCTGCTGGCCCGGAAGCCGGGAGGTGAGCGATGA
- a CDS encoding phosphotransferase, translating into MNLPVFTKVYGAQEECAQAVRHHAWLAEHALPFRQPGIEAVGMTSIDFTYIHGRHPGVRDLPMLAALLGDAHGAAWVSDLHRAHQGVPHPLPAGHTMADFLAPRLAALDARRRTHHLADDEDLTAAKRLLHAVAIGPAAFYKDTNPRNILITEQGIPIIVDVDDLTLAPFGYDLAKLVVTLAMTYGPLQLTAIQHALAGYNQAATRHDARLGGTSMTQLLGHAELHRILTAPYLGRGGYRHSWPQVRLVIEQEGHA; encoded by the coding sequence ATGAACCTGCCGGTCTTCACCAAGGTTTACGGCGCCCAGGAGGAGTGCGCGCAGGCGGTACGGCATCATGCCTGGTTGGCCGAGCACGCCCTGCCGTTCCGGCAACCCGGTATCGAAGCGGTCGGAATGACGTCAATCGACTTCACCTATATTCACGGCCGTCACCCGGGTGTGCGGGACCTGCCGATGCTCGCAGCCCTTCTGGGAGACGCGCACGGGGCCGCCTGGGTGAGTGACCTGCACCGAGCACACCAGGGCGTTCCTCACCCGCTACCCGCAGGCCACACGATGGCGGACTTCCTCGCTCCCCGCCTCGCCGCGCTCGACGCCCGGCGCCGTACTCATCATCTGGCTGACGACGAAGACCTGACCGCCGCGAAAAGGCTCCTGCACGCCGTCGCCATCGGACCGGCGGCGTTCTACAAGGACACCAACCCGCGCAACATCCTCATCACCGAGCAAGGCATCCCGATCATCGTCGACGTCGACGACCTCACCCTCGCCCCGTTCGGCTATGACCTCGCCAAGCTCGTCGTCACCCTGGCCATGACGTACGGCCCGCTCCAGCTAACGGCCATCCAGCATGCGCTCGCTGGCTACAACCAGGCAGCAACCAGACATGACGCCCGGCTGGGAGGCACCAGCATGACGCAGCTCCTCGGCCACGCCGAGCTGCACCGCATCCTCACCGCTCCCTACCTGGGACGAGGTGGTTACCGGCACTCCTGGCCGCAGGTGCGTCTCGTCATCGAACAGGAAGGACACGCATGA